The segment CATCGTAGTTTCCACACTTCACGATGAATTTGATACTGACCAGGCAATGTCCGCTAGAATCGAAGATGATGTAAGGAAATATCTGATTCCAAGGGCAGTTCAGGAAACACCGAAAAAATTCAGACATCTTTTCAAGGACGATTTTAAACTCCATATTAATCCTACGGGGAAATTTGTAACTGGTGGGCCACACGGCGATACCGGTCTCACCGGACGCAAAATTATTGTTGACACTTACGGAGGTAGAGTAGCTCATGGCGGCGGCGCATTTTCAGGCAAGGATGCCTCGAAAGTTGACCGTTCGGCGGCTTATGCCACTCGCCATCTGGCTAAAAACCTTGTAGCTGCAGGCGTAGCGGATGAAGTGCTGGTACAGGTGGCTTATGCCATCGGCCTTGCTAAACCAGTTGGTATTTTTATTAAAACTTTTGGAACAGCCAAAGTAACTGACGCTGACGGGAAGTTGATGAAGGACAGCCTGATCGCCAAAATTGTAGATGAAATTTACGATCTAACGCCATACGCCATTATCAACCATTTTGGGCTGAAAAATCCTATTTTCTCCCGGACAACAACTTACGGCCACTTCGGAAGAGATCACTACAAAGAGGATGTCGAAGTATATTTTGAAAATGACTCCACATTCAGGAAAACAGTTGACGGAAAAGAGCGGATTTTCAAAACTGTGGAGTTTTTCGGCTGGGAAAAGCTGGATTATGTGGATAAATTTAAAAAGGCGTTCAACATTTAGATGAAAAAAACCGGTTACTGAGGCTGGTTTTTTTATATGCTAAAGTATTTTATCAGAATAATTAGAGGGTAAAACAGTCAAAAGGATTTAACCTTCAAGCGATGGCGTACAATTTTCTAATGAATAACTATTGGATGATTACGACTTAATTGTAAATCCTGAGCGAAAAACCATCGTAAAAAGTCTGGTATGGAACCAGCGGATATGTTGCCGGGCCATTCTGAACTGTTCCGTCGATGATTAACCACTTTGACCCGGAACAGGTATCGACAACGAACAAGCTCGATTCATCAACGATAACTTTGGAACAAATTCTCACCGGGTCTAAAATACAACAACTGTCTGGTTTATAGGTTGGTGTGCGCTCAAAAGCTTTAAAATCCTCCAAAGTCAGCCGATAAACCAAGATACCGCGGCTTGGCTCGTTGGCATTGATGTAAGCGTATCCGCCAGGGCTGTTCAGAGAAATATATTCGGTGGAGTTGGGGTAAATAGTAATGTTGACGTAACCCGTCTGAATTGGGGGATCATCGTCGTTATTACACGCCGTCAGCAGGAGTAAACCCGTCAATCCCACAACTAAAAATAAACCAGTTAAAATTTTCGTTTTCAAAATTATTAGTATCAGAATTTTGGTCAAACGCTAATCCCGGTAATATATTTTTTCAATCGAATTACAGATGATCAGGTGCAGAAGTGTAACTTTGCTTTTTCTCGTAATACTGCTGGTAGCTCCAGGTTGCGCAAATCAGGGTATCAAAAAGCAAAGGGAAATGGAAAAACGGCTTGAGAAGGAAGAGAATGAACGGGAAAAAGCATACAGGGAGGTTAAAAAGCAACATTATCAGATGCAGACCAGGGAAACCCAATTACGGATGAAGGAATCTGAGAAAAGGTACAAGAAACAACTCAAAAAGCGAAGAAAAAATTAATCTTAATTATACAGCATGGTTTCAAATACAATGCGATTTTGAAAAAGCCAGTATCAATAAAAATCATCTTTTTGTTTGCACAGATCATCTGTTTGAACATGGGAATAACAGCCCAAAACAGGGATTATCTCTTTGATCTGATCACTTCTGAGAAGAGAACACTCAGTAAAGGGCTTTCTCAAAATACAGTTTATGCAATCGTACAGGACAGGCAAGGTTACTTGTGGATTGGCACCTGGGATGGACTCAACAAATACGACGGACTTAAATTTACTACATACAACAAGGAAAGTGGCCTGAGCAACGAGGTCATCAATTGTCTACTTGAATCTGATGATGGGAACCTATGGATTGGTACCGAAAACGGGCTTAACTATCTTGATCGCCGCAGCGGAGTCATCACTGTTTTCCAGAATAACCCGATTGATTCCACTACCCTGAGCGACAATTGGATAAATCACCTTTTCCAGGCGCCTTCCGGTAAAATTTATATCGGAACACGACGTGGATTTAATGTTTTAGACCCGGAAACGGGTAAAGTACAGCGGTATCAAAGCAGGGATGCCGCAAACCGCCGAACGAAAAGTAACAATGTCAGGTTTATCAACCGGTACAACGACGAATACCTTGTCGGGACTGATTTTGGACTCGTGAGATACAACCCGGGGACACATGAAAATATAAGATACCTCAATCGACCGGATGATTCTGCAAGCTTAAGCAATAACCAGGTAAACGTAATTTTTCCGGATTCCGGTGGTCGTGTCTGGATTGGTACAGAAAACGGGCTTAATATTCTCGATTGGGATAAAGGAACCTTCACAGTTTTTCTTCATGACCCCACTGATAACTCAAGTCTGAGTAACAATTCGGTTAAAACGATTTTTCAGGATAATGCCGGAGTGATCTGGATTGGGACTGATGGTGGCGGAATTAGTGTTTTTAATGATGATAAAAAGAATTTTAAAAGAATTATTAGTCAACCGGGATTGCCACATAGCCTTAATAATAACCGTGTTTATTCGATATTTCAGGATAAAACCGGTAATATGTGGTTTGGAACTTTTAAGGGATTGAATAAAATTAACCGGTTCACCAGGACTTTTAACTTGTTCACTCATTCACATGGCGCTCCAAATACAGTGGTGAACAACCTGATCTGGTCGTTTTGCGAAATAGAACCCGATGTGTTCTGGGTTGGAACTGATGACGGTATCAGCATCTTCGACCGCGTAAATAATTCATTCTCCTTATTTAGCCTTAACAACGGCCTTTCCAGCAAAAGAATCAGATCTATGATATTGGATGACCTTGGGAACATGTGGATTGGTACCCGGGATGCAGGGCTTAATAAATTAAATTTGGCGACAGGCAAAATAAAGCAGTTTCAACCTTCGATCCAATACCAGAACAGCCTTACGGATAATTTTGTGATCTCTCTCTTCAGGGATAAACGAGGGAAAATATGGGCAGGAACTCAGGGCGGTCTTAATTGTATTGACCCACAGACCGAGATAATCAAAATATTCCAAAACAATCCCGATGATAGTTCTTCCCTTTCTCATAATACAGTTTATCAGATTATTGAAGATAAAGAAGGGGTAATGTGGCTGGCGACCAATGACGGATTAAACCGCTACAACCCTGATTTGAATACTTTCACATCATTTAGGCATACAACAGGTCAGCAAGAAAATATCTCATCTAACAGGTTTTTTTGTTTGTTCGAAGACAGTGAACGGAACTTTTGGGTTGGAACTCGCGGAGGCGGGTTGTTATTATTTGACAGGGCAAGCGGCCGTTTTACTCAATCCTATACTGTTGAGGACGGATTACCTAATAATGTAATTTACGGCATTTTAGAAGATGAAGATGGTCTGTTGTGGATGAGCACCAATTGGGGGCTGTCGAGGTTTGATAAGCATAATAACATATTCGTTAATTATGATGTAACCGATGGCTTGCAAAGTAGCGAATTTAATGCACTGGCATTGCTCAAAAGCAGCAACGGACTTATGTTTTTCGGTGGAATGAATGGATTTAACCTGTTTCATCCTTCTGAAATACAAAGCAATCCTGACGTTCCGGATATCCTGATCTCAGGATTTAAATTGTTTAATATTCAGCAACCTGGTGAAATCAGGCATAAGGATACAATAGCCCTTAAAGCTGAGGATAAT is part of the Bacteroidales bacterium genome and harbors:
- a CDS encoding methionine adenosyltransferase, whose translation is MSYLFTSESVSEGHPDKVADQISDALLDEFLRHDPNSKVACETLVTTGLVVLSGEVKTNGYVEVQDVARNVINKIGYTKPSYRFDGNSCGVISTIHEQSGDINQGVERPDEKNQGAGDQGLMFGYAVREMDNLMPLPIELAHILMQQLAAIRHEGKVMTYLGPDSKSQVTVEYDDDNTPVRIDTIVVSTLHDEFDTDQAMSARIEDDVRKYLIPRAVQETPKKFRHLFKDDFKLHINPTGKFVTGGPHGDTGLTGRKIIVDTYGGRVAHGGGAFSGKDASKVDRSAAYATRHLAKNLVAAGVADEVLVQVAYAIGLAKPVGIFIKTFGTAKVTDADGKLMKDSLIAKIVDEIYDLTPYAIINHFGLKNPIFSRTTTYGHFGRDHYKEDVEVYFENDSTFRKTVDGKERIFKTVEFFGWEKLDYVDKFKKAFNI
- a CDS encoding histidine kinase, giving the protein MKKPVSIKIIFLFAQIICLNMGITAQNRDYLFDLITSEKRTLSKGLSQNTVYAIVQDRQGYLWIGTWDGLNKYDGLKFTTYNKESGLSNEVINCLLESDDGNLWIGTENGLNYLDRRSGVITVFQNNPIDSTTLSDNWINHLFQAPSGKIYIGTRRGFNVLDPETGKVQRYQSRDAANRRTKSNNVRFINRYNDEYLVGTDFGLVRYNPGTHENIRYLNRPDDSASLSNNQVNVIFPDSGGRVWIGTENGLNILDWDKGTFTVFLHDPTDNSSLSNNSVKTIFQDNAGVIWIGTDGGGISVFNDDKKNFKRIISQPGLPHSLNNNRVYSIFQDKTGNMWFGTFKGLNKINRFTRTFNLFTHSHGAPNTVVNNLIWSFCEIEPDVFWVGTDDGISIFDRVNNSFSLFSLNNGLSSKRIRSMILDDLGNMWIGTRDAGLNKLNLATGKIKQFQPSIQYQNSLTDNFVISLFRDKRGKIWAGTQGGLNCIDPQTEIIKIFQNNPDDSSSLSHNTVYQIIEDKEGVMWLATNDGLNRYNPDLNTFTSFRHTTGQQENISSNRFFCLFEDSERNFWVGTRGGGLLLFDRASGRFTQSYTVEDGLPNNVIYGILEDEDGLLWMSTNWGLSRFDKHNNIFVNYDVTDGLQSSEFNALALLKSSNGLMFFGGMNGFNLFHPSEIQSNPDVPDILISGFKLFNIQQPGEIRHKDTIALKAEDNFFSFEFTALDFINPHKSQFAYILENYNNDWTYVDGSKNFAEYTKVNPGTYYFRVIGSSSDGVWNKDGVVITVIVRPQWHQTWLFRISLFLILMAGIWYVVYRRYRFLQKKNMTNNKMLQIENQLLDIQQKALRLQMNPHFIFNSLNSIQSFILSKDIDQAVNYLSRFSQLMRMIMVNSTESVIPLSEEILAISHYLEIEKLRFDDKFAYTISIAPEIDEEFTGIPPMIIQPYIENAIIHGLLHKPAKGRIDINFEKEGSSIHCIIADDGIGRAKAEEIKKQTGLNQKSKGMMISKERLDIFNKKDHDLFSVKVTDLLDEAGNPAGTKVELFIAYQEI